AGGTGGAGTAAATAGAGTTCCATAATTGTATTTTTTCAATATCGCAAGTGCCGAATCGCGCAATACCGGTGTATAATCTACAAGATCGTCTTCCGTAACACCCTGACGGTCTATAGCTGCTGGTTTACTTGGAAATGGCTGCGTGGCAGAAGACTTCTCACCGGGAACATTTGACTGCGGTACAGGACGCTCATTAATATCCCAAACTGGTTTTCCTGTAACACGGTCAAAAACATAAACAAAACCCTGCTTAGTAATTTGTGCCACTGCTTTGATAGGTTTACCTTTTGTAGTGATATTGATAAGATTCGGTGCTGCTGGTGGATCGTAATCCCACAAACCATGGTGTACAAACTGGAAGTGCCAGATACGCTTGCCGCTTTTTGCATCTAGAGCGACAAGGCTCTCTCCAAAAAGTCCGTCACCGTGGCGGTTTCCACCATAATTATCGTTGGACGGGGTACTGAAAGGCAAATAAACGTATCCCAGTTCCTCGTCGGCACTTATCGGAGCCCAAACATTGGCACTGCCTGTCTGTTTCCAGGAACCATTTTCCCAGGTATTATTTCCAAACTCGTCTTTTTGCGGAATAGCATTAAATAGCCACAGTTGTTTTCCAGTTCGAACATCAAAACCACGTACAGCACCGGGAGGCATGGTTGTACTAACTGGTACATCATGAACCTTGGTACCAATAACTACCACATCCTTACAGATAACAGGTGCCGAAGAAACACCATATAACTTTCTGCTAACTTCTCTTCCAAGTTCCTGAGTCAGATCAATCCTGCCATGATTACCAAAAGTGGAGATGGGTTTACCATTTTTTGCATTTAGTGCAATCAGGTAACCGTCTCCTGTTCCTATCAGGATACGTTCGTCACTGCCACTTTTCCAGTAAGCTACGCCACGATGCACAAAACCATTATTGGAAGGCGTCCCGTTTTTCCAGGTCCCCGGATCATAAACCCATTTAGTTTTACCTGTTGATGCATCTATCGCGGCAGCCTGAGAAAGAGATGTGCTAATATAAAGCACGCCGTTAATCATCAATGGTGTAGATTCCCAAACCCAGCTTTTAATTTCCGGATGAGTCCTTGTGATATCTTCTTCAACGGAGCGCCAGGTCCAGGCAATATGAAGTTTCTTG
The sequence above is drawn from the Pedobacter cryoconitis genome and encodes:
- a CDS encoding pyrroloquinoline quinone-dependent dehydrogenase, which encodes MKAKLIGFSIVLTAILTGSLTSTAQVSQPGDEWPNYGGDKGSSQYSPLDQIDSANFKKLHIAWTWRSVEEDITRTHPEIKSWVWESTPLMINGVLYISTSLSQAAAIDASTGKTKWVYDPGTWKNGTPSNNGFVHRGVAYWKSGSDERILIGTGDGYLIALNAKNGKPISTFGNHGRIDLTQELGREVSRKLYGVSSAPVICKDVVVIGTKVHDVPVSTTMPPGAVRGFDVRTGKQLWLFNAIPQKDEFGNNTWENGSWKQTGSANVWAPISADEELGYVYLPFSTPSNDNYGGNRHGDGLFGESLVALDAKSGKRIWHFQFVHHGLWDYDPPAAPNLINITTKGKPIKAVAQITKQGFVYVFDRVTGKPVWDINERPVPQSNVPGEKSSATQPFPSKPAAIDRQGVTEDDLVDYTPVLRDSALAILKKYNYGTLFTPPILEKPTILMPGIAGGASWAGAAFDPETGMFYVPSNTIPYTVRLEKSQTPGIGYYGKTVAMETLDGIPLWKPPYGRLTAIDMHTGEHKWMKPMGDLATIVPALKKLSNFPVGRSARSHVLLTKTLLFVAQEGSTQREEMSGRASSGPKFQIIDPCIVAYDKITGKLVGRIDLPRNATAAPITYLLNGIQYIAVATGGANLAPELIVLSVE